One Algibacter sp. L3A6 genomic region harbors:
- a CDS encoding DNA polymerase III subunit alpha produces MYLNCHSYFSLRYGTISPEKLLAISAEYGFKTMALTDINNTSACLDFVRLSEKYKIKPVLGVDFRNGAEQKFILLARSNKGFYNINNYLSTFLHDASLVIPDCAPQLDDTFVIYPYKQDGSFNLKKHEFLGVKLQDLNKLKFSKQKKDVSKLVVLQSVSFENKKGFNTHRLLRAIDNNTLLSKLSKSEEGLETDVMLSANKLHDVYREFPELIKNTKAILSRCSINFDFSKSIPNNQKSYTKSEDLDYKLLERLAYSGLAYRYQNPDDVIFNRIKKELSIIKEKQFVSYFLMNWKILKYARSKNYYYVGRGSGANSIVAYLLRITDVDPVELDLYFERFINLYRKNPPDFDIDFSWTDRDDITQFIFKTFKNTALLAVYNTFKFKASVRELGKVFGLPKSEIDMLSKGRYNIEALDKLSKLVLVYSEYIQGFPNYLGIHASGIIISEKPIHYYTATFFPPKGFATTHFDMVVAEDIGLYKFDILSQRGLGKIKDTVDIVKYNHPEKEPIDIHDIKGFKTDENIKHILRHAQAIGCFYVESPAMRMLLKKLQVDNYLGLVAASSIIRPGVAKSGMMREYILRYRDPERCKQAHPVLLSIMPETYGVMVYQEDVIKVAHYFGGLTLAEADKLRRGMSGKFRSRDEFLSVKNLFFSNCRQKGEPEHLIEEIWKQIESFAGYAFAKGHSASYAVESYQSLFLKAYFPLEYMVATINNFGGFYSTELYVHEARMHGGIIEAPCVNTSFNETIIIGKHIYLGFMFLHGLEVKTIKKLLLDREEHGAFKNLDDFVERLSISVEQTAILIKINAFRFTGVNKRELLWEAHLKISKTVVQEHAINLFETKRIDYKTPELPSSALEDAFDALELLGFTLCNPFGLLEQTAVQPLRALQLPKFKNRNISIEGYLVTTKNTVTSSGKYMHFGTFLDYDGHFIDTVHFPPVASKYPFRGKGIYTITGKVIEEFDCITIEVVTMEKLAVIQDPRYSDPPPKFITNTNRRIG; encoded by the coding sequence CCTTGCTAGGAGCAACAAGGGGTTCTATAATATTAATAATTATTTGTCCACTTTTTTGCATGATGCTAGTTTAGTAATCCCAGATTGTGCTCCTCAATTAGACGATACATTTGTTATTTATCCTTATAAACAAGATGGAAGTTTCAACTTAAAAAAACATGAGTTTTTAGGTGTAAAGCTACAAGATTTAAATAAACTTAAGTTTTCTAAACAGAAAAAAGACGTCTCTAAATTAGTGGTTTTACAATCGGTTTCTTTTGAAAATAAAAAAGGATTTAACACCCACCGTTTGTTGCGTGCAATAGATAATAATACGTTGTTAAGTAAGTTGTCAAAAAGTGAGGAAGGTTTAGAAACCGATGTTATGCTTTCTGCTAATAAATTGCACGATGTTTACAGAGAATTCCCTGAGCTTATAAAAAACACTAAAGCTATTTTAAGCCGATGTTCTATAAATTTCGATTTCTCGAAAAGCATACCTAACAATCAAAAATCGTATACTAAGAGTGAGGATTTAGATTATAAATTGCTCGAAAGACTTGCCTATAGTGGTTTGGCGTATCGTTATCAAAACCCAGATGATGTTATCTTTAATCGAATAAAAAAAGAGTTAAGCATTATTAAAGAGAAGCAGTTTGTGTCTTATTTTTTAATGAATTGGAAAATTTTAAAATACGCCAGAAGTAAAAATTATTATTATGTAGGTAGAGGTAGTGGCGCCAATAGTATTGTTGCGTATTTATTGCGAATTACGGATGTTGACCCCGTAGAACTCGATTTGTACTTTGAACGTTTTATAAATCTATACCGAAAGAATCCGCCGGATTTTGACATTGATTTTTCTTGGACCGATCGGGATGATATTACACAATTCATTTTTAAAACATTTAAAAACACCGCGCTTTTAGCAGTTTACAATACGTTTAAATTTAAAGCGTCGGTACGTGAATTAGGTAAGGTTTTCGGCTTACCAAAATCGGAAATAGATATGCTTAGCAAAGGCCGCTACAATATTGAAGCCTTAGATAAACTATCAAAATTAGTACTTGTTTACAGCGAATATATTCAGGGGTTTCCTAATTATTTGGGAATTCATGCTAGTGGAATTATTATTTCAGAAAAGCCTATTCATTATTATACGGCAACATTTTTTCCGCCGAAAGGCTTTGCTACCACACATTTTGATATGGTAGTTGCTGAAGATATTGGGCTTTATAAATTCGATATATTAAGCCAACGTGGTTTAGGAAAAATTAAAGACACCGTAGATATTGTAAAATATAATCATCCAGAAAAAGAACCTATTGATATTCATGATATTAAAGGTTTTAAGACGGATGAAAATATTAAGCATATTTTGCGACACGCTCAGGCCATTGGGTGTTTTTATGTTGAATCGCCTGCTATGCGTATGTTACTTAAAAAACTTCAGGTTGATAACTATTTGGGGTTAGTAGCTGCGAGTTCTATTATTCGTCCTGGAGTTGCTAAATCGGGTATGATGCGCGAATATATATTGCGTTATCGCGATCCGGAACGTTGTAAGCAAGCACACCCCGTTTTGCTTAGTATTATGCCCGAAACCTATGGCGTTATGGTATACCAAGAAGATGTTATTAAAGTGGCGCATTATTTTGGAGGTTTAACTTTAGCTGAAGCTGATAAATTACGACGCGGTATGTCGGGTAAGTTTAGATCTCGTGATGAATTTCTATCTGTGAAAAACCTTTTTTTTAGCAATTGTAGACAAAAAGGAGAGCCAGAACATTTAATTGAAGAGATTTGGAAACAAATTGAAAGCTTTGCTGGTTATGCATTTGCAAAGGGACACTCGGCATCTTATGCGGTAGAAAGTTACCAAAGTTTGTTTTTAAAAGCCTATTTCCCGTTGGAATATATGGTGGCTACTATTAATAATTTTGGTGGTTTTTATAGCACAGAACTTTATGTGCACGAGGCTAGAATGCATGGTGGTATTATTGAGGCACCTTGTGTTAACACAAGTTTTAATGAAACTATTATTATTGGTAAACATATTTATTTAGGTTTTATGTTTTTGCATGGTTTGGAAGTAAAAACTATTAAGAAATTACTTTTAGACCGAGAGGAACATGGTGCGTTTAAAAATCTAGACGATTTTGTTGAGCGTCTAAGTATATCTGTAGAGCAAACCGCTATTCTAATTAAAATAAATGCGTTTCGGTTTACGGGTGTTAATAAGCGCGAATTACTTTGGGAAGCTCATTTAAAAATAAGTAAAACAGTGGTGCAAGAACATGCTATTAATTTGTTTGAAACTAAACGTATAGATTACAAAACGCCAGAATTGCCAAGTTCGGCTTTGGAAGATGCTTTTGATGCTTTAGAGCTTTTAGGCTTTACGCTTTGCAATCCGTTTGGTTTGTTGGAGCAAACCGCTGTACAACCTTTAAGAGCATTGCAACTTCCAAAATTTAAAAATCGCAATATTTCTATTGAAGGTTATTTGGTGACAACAAAGAACACGGTAACATCTAGCGGTAAATACATGCATTTTGGAACGTTTTTAGATTACGATGGGCATTTTATTGATACCGTTCATTTTCCGCCTGTGGCAAGTAAATACCCTTTTAGAGGTAAGGGGATTTATACTATTACTGGTAAGGTGATAGAGGAATTCGATTGTATAACTATTGAAGTTGTTACTATGGAAAAACTTGCTGTTATTCAAGATCCACGTTATAGCGATCCGCCACCTAAGTTTATAACAAATACTAACCGACGGATAGGTTAG